In one Vibrio sp. VB16 genomic region, the following are encoded:
- the hisD gene encoding histidinol dehydrogenase, which translates to MKTVVWQSLSESQQDSVLERPAIAEGANITATVQGVIKKVRSEGDKALLELTQKFDGVTPASIRVSSEEIEAASERLSEKMKEALGQAYKNISVFHKAQKPQPLKVETQPGVVCELLTRPINKVGLYIPGGSAPLPSTVLMLGVPSQIAGCRQVVLCSPPPIADEILYVAKLCKIDEVYNVGGGQAIAAMAYGTETVSKVEKIFGPGNAYVTEAKRQVSNDFRGAAIDMPAGPSEVLVIADETANPEFVAADLLSQAEHGPDSQVILLTPSPVIADKVADAVQAQLKQLSRADIAEKALGSSVIVIADSIPQCVSISNAYGPEHLIVQTRYPRELLPLLDNAGSIFLGDWSPESVGDYASGTNHVLPTYGYTRTYSSLGLADFSKRMTVQELSADGLKGLASTVVTMAEAEGLDAHKRAVTIRVEALAKGE; encoded by the coding sequence ATGAAGACTGTTGTTTGGCAATCTTTAAGTGAATCGCAGCAAGACTCAGTTTTAGAGCGTCCGGCAATTGCCGAAGGCGCAAATATTACGGCGACAGTGCAAGGCGTTATCAAAAAAGTCCGTTCTGAGGGTGATAAAGCACTGCTCGAACTTACGCAAAAATTTGATGGAGTGACGCCAGCGTCCATTCGTGTTTCTAGCGAAGAGATAGAAGCGGCCTCGGAGAGGCTTTCAGAGAAAATGAAAGAAGCGCTTGGACAAGCGTATAAAAATATTTCTGTTTTCCATAAAGCACAAAAGCCACAACCACTCAAGGTTGAAACACAACCTGGCGTCGTTTGCGAGTTGTTAACAAGGCCAATCAATAAGGTTGGTTTGTATATTCCAGGTGGTAGCGCGCCATTACCATCGACGGTACTCATGTTGGGCGTGCCTTCACAAATAGCGGGTTGTCGTCAGGTTGTTCTCTGTTCTCCACCGCCTATTGCCGACGAGATTTTATACGTTGCTAAGTTGTGTAAAATAGATGAAGTGTACAATGTGGGTGGCGGTCAAGCGATTGCGGCAATGGCTTATGGAACCGAAACGGTTTCAAAAGTAGAGAAGATTTTTGGCCCCGGTAATGCTTATGTAACTGAAGCAAAACGTCAAGTCAGCAATGACTTCCGCGGAGCCGCCATTGATATGCCAGCGGGACCTTCTGAAGTACTTGTTATCGCTGATGAAACGGCTAATCCAGAGTTTGTCGCGGCGGATTTACTAAGCCAAGCAGAACATGGCCCGGATTCTCAGGTTATATTATTGACGCCTTCACCGGTTATTGCGGATAAAGTGGCCGATGCTGTACAGGCTCAGCTAAAACAACTTTCCCGCGCCGACATTGCGGAAAAAGCACTCGGTTCCAGTGTCATTGTTATTGCCGATTCGATTCCGCAGTGCGTGTCAATCTCGAATGCCTATGGCCCCGAACACCTTATTGTTCAAACCCGATACCCAAGAGAGCTTTTACCGTTGTTAGATAATGCTGGTTCGATCTTCTTAGGTGATTGGTCTCCAGAGTCTGTGGGTGATTATGCCTCTGGTACTAACCATGTTCTTCCGACTTATGGTTATACTCGCACGTATTCCAGTTTAGGACTGGCGGATTTTTCTAAGCGAATGACCGTTCAAGAGCTTTCGGCAGATGGATTGAAGGGACTCGCGTCTACGGTTGTCACAATGGCGGAAGCTGAAGGGTTAGATGCACATAAACGCGCAGTGACAATTCGTGTAGAAGCGCTAGCAAAAGGAGAGTAA
- the hisG gene encoding ATP phosphoribosyltransferase: MQTQRLRIAIQKKGRLSKECQELLKKCGAKFNLMGERLVVHTENMPIDLLLVRDDDIPGLVMDGVVDLGFIGENELEEVRLDRVALGEPSEFVALRRLDFGGCRLSIAINQDEQYNGPQDLNGKRIATTYPHLLKAFMDEQGVEFSTCNLQGSVEVAPRAGLADAIADLVSTGATLEANGLKEAEVIFRSKATLIQRAGEFDEDKEALINKLLTRMQGVIQAKESKYIMLHAPTDQLEAIKALLPGAENPTVLPLAAETNRVAVHLVSTENLFWETMEQLKELGASSILVLPIEKMME, encoded by the coding sequence ATGCAAACACAACGACTCAGAATTGCCATCCAGAAAAAAGGCCGCCTAAGTAAAGAATGCCAAGAACTGCTTAAAAAGTGTGGTGCTAAGTTTAATTTGATGGGTGAGCGTTTAGTTGTCCATACAGAAAATATGCCTATCGATTTACTACTTGTGCGTGATGATGACATCCCTGGGTTGGTCATGGATGGTGTGGTTGACCTTGGTTTTATCGGTGAAAATGAGCTAGAAGAGGTCCGCTTAGACAGAGTGGCCTTAGGTGAACCGAGTGAATTTGTGGCACTTCGTCGTTTAGATTTTGGTGGTTGTCGATTATCCATTGCTATTAATCAAGATGAGCAATACAACGGTCCGCAAGACCTTAACGGTAAGCGTATTGCTACTACCTACCCACACCTTCTAAAAGCCTTTATGGATGAGCAAGGTGTTGAGTTCAGTACCTGTAATTTACAAGGGTCTGTAGAAGTGGCCCCTCGTGCTGGTTTGGCGGATGCGATTGCCGATCTTGTTTCAACTGGTGCAACGTTAGAAGCGAATGGGCTGAAAGAAGCCGAAGTTATTTTCCGTTCTAAAGCGACATTGATTCAACGTGCCGGTGAGTTTGATGAAGATAAGGAAGCACTTATCAATAAGCTACTTACTCGTATGCAAGGTGTTATTCAGGCAAAAGAGTCCAAATACATCATGTTGCACGCACCTACTGATCAGTTAGAGGCTATAAAAGCGCTTTTACCTGGTGCGGAAAACCCAACAGTATTACCCCTTGCCGCAGAGACAAACCGAGTAGCCGTGCACTTAGTGAGTACAGAAAATCTATTTTGGGAAACGATGGAACAGCTTAAAGAGCTCGGTGCGAGTTCAATTCTTGTTCTTCCAATCGAAAAAATGATGGAGTAA